Proteins from a genomic interval of uncultured Methanocorpusculum sp.:
- a CDS encoding 50S ribosomal protein L23: MTIAHPLVTEKAMVLLENSNQLSFIVEKEAGKASIKAAMEKNFGKKIVSINTMMTSKGNKKAVITFEEKNAAEEILSQLGIV; the protein is encoded by the coding sequence ATGACAATTGCACACCCCCTCGTAACAGAAAAAGCTATGGTCCTTTTAGAGAACTCAAACCAGCTCTCCTTCATTGTTGAGAAGGAAGCCGGTAAGGCATCCATCAAGGCAGCAATGGAGAAGAACTTCGGCAAGAAGATCGTCTCGATCAACACCATGATGACCTCTAAAGGAAACAAAAAGGCAGTCATTACCTTTGAAGAGAAAAACGCCGCTGAAGAAATTCTTTCTCAGCTCGGAATCGTGTAA
- the rpl4p gene encoding 50S ribosomal protein L4 translates to MKANVKAINGSVLHEIELPAVFDEAYRPDLIKRAVLAYQSEHYQPHGADPYAGMRTSAEGWGSKRGESKIPRIKNGSRGAKVPQTKGGHPAHAPKAEKILVEKINKKEKVKAIRSAIAATVNTELVAARGHKFEGEAAIIVDDSFEQIAKTAEVKLALVALGLGADLERARLSRNIRAGRGKTRGRKYKQAKSALIVTSGEFLAGANIAGVDCVSVNALNINVLAPGADAGRLTVWTEAAIKKFVEA, encoded by the coding sequence ACGGCTCAGTCCTCCATGAAATCGAACTCCCGGCCGTTTTCGACGAAGCATATCGCCCGGACCTCATCAAGAGGGCCGTCCTCGCATACCAGAGCGAACATTACCAGCCTCACGGGGCAGACCCGTATGCAGGTATGAGAACCTCTGCAGAAGGCTGGGGATCCAAACGCGGTGAATCCAAGATCCCGCGTATCAAAAACGGAAGCCGCGGTGCAAAAGTACCTCAGACCAAAGGCGGTCACCCGGCACATGCACCAAAAGCAGAGAAGATCCTTGTTGAGAAGATCAACAAGAAAGAGAAAGTAAAGGCAATCCGCTCTGCCATTGCAGCTACCGTTAACACCGAACTTGTTGCCGCCCGCGGTCACAAATTCGAAGGCGAAGCAGCAATCATTGTCGATGACTCCTTTGAGCAGATCGCCAAGACAGCTGAAGTCAAACTTGCCCTTGTGGCACTTGGCCTTGGTGCCGATCTTGAGCGTGCAAGACTCTCCAGAAATATCCGCGCAGGTCGTGGAAAGACACGTGGACGTAAATACAAGCAGGCAAAGTCCGCTCTTATCGTAACGTCCGGTGAATTCCTTGCAGGTGCGAACATCGCAGGAGTCGACTGCGTATCCGTCAATGCCCTGAACATCAACGTTCTTGCACCCGGAGCCGACGCAGGCAGACTGACCGTCTGGACCGAAGCTGCAATCAAGAAGTTCGTGGAGGCCTAA